One part of the Salinivirga cyanobacteriivorans genome encodes these proteins:
- a CDS encoding right-handed parallel beta-helix repeat-containing protein, translating into MKALFIFIIVLVTTVNAFSQLSGSYTIGASGDYGTFNEAVEALSTQGISAAVTFNVEPGIYDEQVVIPEITGASAANNITFQSTTTDSTDVELTYASTVGDSSFVVKFDTTQYITLRYITIKSESHVYNNNVVEISNSPDIHFYNCQFIGSIKEENNYNYSYHLIISDEVDTNCNNLRIEDSYFYGGYYATIQTGKSESEKTANAVITGNIFHNQVYGGVELNNYSDASINTNLFTGSPSYSAIECDHCFNVDIEANEILANSPTGTTVDMNTGIYLYYPAQIDIRRNTISNFAVYGIQIYYGDDDGTINPRISNNFISGDGEGLSISYSDYYEIYHNSVYSTGKCLRLESDETVVKNNVFYNYADGQVLSTYSDFHNIDFDYNDYYTEGTQLASWKGTDCATLNDLQTTSGQDANSISENPEFLSADDLHTSSLNLNGAALAGLESVDIDGETRDGSNPDMGADEFTPLTYNLAMIDVVLPSDCDLSPAEQVHIKLVNRGTANYGSVPVKYTLDGGATYISETISQAVNSGDTVEYTFANTVDMTTPDEYVCTAIVEQPDDELPDDDSITRASLSFGSINSYPFLDDLEENNSYFFKLSANSDADVFVSSGAANESDYGLQFTYKSGGHLHDWQGGDTPDSTQLWIENAYFHGFATSCNVDISGMTNPALQFDMKIHVESYSKQAWFRVLTDGTTELVDVEGVKEYHVTQATPFETKVFELNQLSTDNFELTFQSCVRSWPYIAVDNIIIGEKPVVELGANQITCEGAPIVFDAGAGAGYKYAWFKEGRADTLVKTQTYETDVEGTYFVHVYSGAGIISRDTVSLFVNPSYSFVEDAEICDSETLEWHGQVYDETGTYYDSLQTEEGCDSIFTLNLTVNPTYTYTETYAICDNDSLLWHEDYYKEPGIYYDSLFTVDGCDSVYVLQLDNNPTFLDEQSATICGNDSLLWRVSYYNETGTYYDSLQSISGCDSVYVLDLLVNPTYSFYESSTICDNDSLLWRGDYYKNAGTYYDSLVTINSCDSVYVLDLFVNPAFFSSEAYTICSNDSLLWHDNYYSETGFYYDSLLSIEGCDSVIMLDLTVNPAYEFIEASAICDTDSVLWRGDYFKTTGIYFDSLTTVLACDSVFVLDLTVNSTFYNEQVYTICSDDSVFWQNNYYSETGIYYDSLVTQHGCDSVYMLDLTVNPAYHYLETTSICDNDSVFWQGNYYFDAGTYYDSHTTTLGCDSVYELHVTENPTYEYYDSEFICNGDSIFWHGSYLTEQGDYFDEYTTVLGCDSVYNLFLEVHTIDTSVDVTDNVLTANATGSVIYQWFDCNTGFSVGFNQVFEVTESGTYAVALDQYGCRDTSSCYTIILDGVEHYDAVSGTYHIYPNPAQESVTIEGILIYEIKVQDMRGKIVTTKNYAGKSKANMDISSYQPGAYIFQINTGKYIISKLVFIE; encoded by the coding sequence ATGAAAGCACTATTTATTTTTATCATTGTTTTGGTCACTACGGTGAATGCATTTTCCCAGTTAAGTGGCTCATATACCATAGGCGCTTCCGGCGATTATGGTACTTTTAATGAGGCTGTTGAAGCGCTCTCAACTCAAGGCATTTCTGCAGCAGTTACGTTTAATGTTGAACCCGGTATTTACGATGAACAGGTCGTAATTCCTGAAATAACAGGCGCTTCAGCCGCAAACAACATTACGTTTCAATCTACCACAACAGACAGCACCGATGTTGAGTTAACCTACGCTTCCACTGTTGGTGATTCTTCGTTTGTTGTAAAATTCGATACAACACAATATATCACTTTGCGATATATTACCATAAAATCGGAGAGTCATGTGTATAACAATAATGTAGTGGAAATTTCCAATTCTCCAGATATTCATTTTTATAATTGTCAATTTATTGGATCAATTAAAGAAGAAAATAATTACAATTATTCTTATCATTTAATTATCTCTGATGAGGTTGACACAAACTGTAATAATTTAAGAATCGAAGACAGTTATTTTTATGGCGGATATTATGCTACTATACAAACTGGTAAAAGTGAATCAGAAAAAACCGCTAATGCCGTAATTACAGGCAATATTTTCCATAATCAGGTTTATGGAGGAGTTGAACTGAACAATTACAGCGATGCAAGCATTAATACTAATCTCTTTACAGGTTCGCCCAGTTATTCAGCTATTGAGTGCGACCATTGTTTTAATGTGGATATAGAAGCTAATGAAATATTGGCCAATTCTCCTACTGGAACAACTGTAGATATGAACACAGGTATTTATTTATACTACCCTGCTCAAATTGATATACGGCGGAATACCATAAGCAATTTTGCAGTTTATGGAATACAGATATATTATGGCGATGATGACGGCACCATAAACCCACGCATTTCAAATAATTTCATATCGGGCGATGGCGAAGGGTTAAGTATAAGTTATTCTGATTACTATGAAATATATCATAATAGCGTATATTCAACAGGTAAATGTCTTAGGTTAGAATCAGATGAAACGGTAGTAAAGAATAATGTTTTTTACAATTATGCTGATGGGCAAGTTCTAAGCACTTATTCTGATTTTCATAATATTGATTTTGATTATAACGACTATTACACAGAAGGAACCCAATTAGCCTCGTGGAAAGGTACAGATTGTGCAACACTGAACGATTTGCAAACTACCTCCGGGCAAGATGCCAATTCCATTTCAGAAAATCCGGAATTCCTGTCTGCCGATGATCTCCATACATCTTCTCTGAATTTGAATGGTGCTGCTTTAGCCGGACTGGAATCTGTCGATATTGATGGAGAAACCCGCGATGGCTCCAACCCGGATATGGGTGCCGATGAGTTTACACCGCTAACTTATAATTTAGCCATGATTGATGTCGTGCTACCTTCCGACTGTGATTTATCGCCTGCAGAACAGGTTCATATTAAACTGGTCAACCGTGGAACAGCCAATTACGGAAGTGTTCCGGTCAAATATACACTTGATGGCGGTGCAACATACATAAGCGAAACTATTTCGCAAGCCGTAAATTCCGGCGATACCGTAGAATATACTTTTGCGAACACCGTAGATATGACAACCCCGGATGAATATGTATGTACGGCCATTGTAGAACAACCCGATGACGAGCTGCCCGATGATGATTCAATTACCAGGGCATCTCTCAGTTTCGGTTCAATAAACAGCTATCCTTTTCTGGACGATCTCGAAGAGAATAATTCATATTTTTTCAAGTTATCTGCAAATTCTGATGCCGATGTTTTCGTAAGTTCAGGAGCCGCAAATGAGAGTGATTATGGTCTGCAATTTACCTATAAAAGTGGCGGGCATTTGCACGACTGGCAGGGTGGCGATACGCCCGACTCTACTCAACTTTGGATAGAAAATGCTTATTTTCATGGCTTTGCAACTTCTTGCAATGTAGATATTTCAGGGATGACAAACCCGGCTTTGCAATTTGACATGAAAATACATGTTGAATCTTATAGTAAGCAGGCATGGTTCAGGGTATTAACTGATGGAACGACTGAATTAGTCGATGTAGAAGGAGTAAAAGAGTATCACGTAACGCAAGCAACCCCTTTTGAAACGAAAGTATTTGAGCTCAATCAACTAAGTACAGATAATTTTGAACTTACATTTCAATCGTGCGTAAGAAGCTGGCCGTACATCGCTGTAGATAACATAATTATTGGCGAAAAACCTGTGGTTGAGCTGGGCGCCAACCAAATAACCTGCGAAGGAGCACCAATTGTTTTCGATGCCGGGGCAGGAGCAGGATACAAGTACGCATGGTTCAAAGAGGGCCGCGCCGACACATTGGTAAAAACTCAAACCTATGAAACCGATGTGGAGGGAACCTATTTTGTACATGTGTATTCCGGAGCAGGAATTATTTCCAGAGATACTGTAAGTCTGTTTGTTAATCCGTCATATTCATTTGTGGAAGATGCCGAAATTTGCGATAGCGAAACACTTGAATGGCACGGTCAGGTTTATGATGAAACAGGAACCTATTATGATAGTCTGCAAACTGAAGAGGGCTGTGATAGTATATTCACCCTAAACTTAACGGTTAATCCCACTTACACTTACACAGAAACTTACGCCATTTGCGATAACGACAGTCTGTTGTGGCATGAAGATTATTACAAAGAACCGGGAATTTATTACGATAGCCTGTTTACGGTTGATGGTTGCGACAGTGTTTACGTACTTCAATTAGATAACAATCCAACATTTCTCGATGAACAGTCAGCAACCATTTGCGGAAACGACAGCTTGCTATGGCGCGTCAGTTATTACAATGAAACCGGAACTTATTACGACAGCCTGCAATCAATAAGTGGTTGCGATAGTGTCTATGTGCTCGATTTGTTGGTGAATCCGACATACAGCTTTTATGAATCGTCTACGATTTGCGATAACGACAGCCTCTTGTGGCGGGGCGATTACTACAAAAATGCCGGCACCTATTATGACAGCCTCGTAACCATCAACTCATGCGATAGCGTGTACGTGCTCGATTTGTTTGTAAACCCTGCATTTTTCAGCTCTGAGGCTTACACAATTTGCTCCAACGATAGCCTTTTGTGGCATGACAATTATTACAGCGAAACTGGTTTTTATTACGACAGCTTATTGTCGATAGAAGGCTGCGATAGCGTAATTATGCTCGACTTAACCGTTAATCCGGCGTATGAATTTATTGAAGCATCCGCAATTTGCGATACCGATAGTGTGTTATGGCGAGGCGATTACTTCAAGACTACCGGTATCTATTTCGACAGCCTCACGACTGTATTAGCCTGCGATAGTGTTTTCGTGCTAGACCTGACTGTAAATTCAACTTTCTATAATGAGCAAGTTTATACTATTTGTAGTGATGACAGTGTGTTCTGGCAAAATAATTATTACAGTGAAACCGGCATTTATTACGATAGTCTCGTTACCCAGCATGGTTGCGACAGTGTGTATATGCTCGATTTAACCGTAAATCCGGCTTATCATTACCTCGAAACAACATCAATTTGTGATAACGACAGCGTTTTCTGGCAGGGGAATTATTATTTCGATGCAGGTACTTATTACGATAGCCATACTACAACATTAGGCTGCGATAGTGTTTATGAACTTCATGTTACCGAGAATCCAACGTATGAATATTACGATAGTGAATTTATTTGCAATGGCGATAGTATATTCTGGCATGGTTCGTACCTGACTGAACAAGGTGATTATTTCGATGAATATACAACCGTTTTGGGTTGTGACAGTGTTTATAACCTGTTCCTCGAAGTCCATACCATTGATACATCAGTTGACGTTACAGACAATGTGCTGACTGCCAATGCCACGGGAAGCGTCATATACCAGTGGTTTGACTGTAATACCGGGTTTTCCGTAGGTTTCAATCAAGTGTTCGAAGTTACCGAAAGTGGAACCTACGCTGTTGCACTTGACCAATACGGATGTCGCGATACATCATCCTGCTACACAATTATTTTAGATGGTGTAGAACACTATGATGCTGTTTCAGGAACTTACCATATTTATCCGAATCCGGCACAAGAATCAGTTACAATTGAAGGCATTTTAATATACGAGATTAAGGTCCAGGATATGCGTGGCAAAATTGTGACGACAAAGAATTATGCCGGTAAGTCAAAAGCAAATATGGATATTTCCTCGTATCAACCAGGAGCTTATATTTTCCAAATCAATACCGGGAAATACATCATATCGAAACTCGTTTTTATAGAATAG
- a CDS encoding DUF1987 domain-containing protein, with translation MEDLFYEATHSTPGIALNSSTGTIELYGRSIPENAMNVYKPVLNWLDKYSVQPKETTTLNFKIEFFNTSSSKFILQILKKLEELHRQNFEVKVNWFYNDEDILDLAEDYKELVKIPFAFHEAVLK, from the coding sequence ATGGAAGACCTATTTTATGAAGCTACACATTCCACACCGGGCATTGCTTTAAACAGCAGTACCGGAACTATTGAATTGTATGGCCGCTCAATACCTGAAAATGCAATGAATGTTTATAAACCAGTGCTCAATTGGCTGGATAAATATTCAGTACAACCCAAAGAAACCACAACCCTTAATTTTAAAATCGAATTTTTCAATACCAGTTCAAGCAAATTTATATTACAAATTTTAAAAAAACTTGAGGAGCTACACCGCCAAAACTTTGAGGTGAAAGTAAACTGGTTTTATAACGACGAGGATATTCTTGATTTGGCAGAAGATTACAAGGAACTTGTAAAAATTCCATTTGCCTTTCACGAAGCTGTGCTTAAATAA
- a CDS encoding FprA family A-type flavoprotein — MKHVKLSDDIYYLGVNDRRTNLFENAWPLPNGVAYNSYLIVDEKVALIDTVEYGHMEDFLLKIEEILGQTPIDYLVVNHMEPDHSGAIKQIVNKYPDIEIVGNKKTFPMLEGFFGIEEGKKEVAEGDTLKLGKHELSFYMAPMVHWPETMVTYESTTKTLFSADAFGSFGTLDGGVFDDELNLDFYHDELRRYYSNIVGKYGNQTQKALAKLSTLEIKQIAATHGPVWRCHINYIMDKYQKWSKYEAEEDGVVIVFGSMYGNTEKMADHIARKLSEEGIKNIRIYDASKTHASYIISDIWKYNGLIIGSAAYNGGIFPPVGSLLDKLKNMYIKNRHLGIFGNSSWGGGGHRTLQKWAEELKLEPLGPKAEARCAPNTDDLALCEEIATEVANAIKNQN, encoded by the coding sequence ATGAAGCACGTAAAACTCTCAGATGATATTTATTACCTTGGCGTTAATGACCGCCGTACAAATTTATTTGAAAATGCATGGCCATTGCCAAATGGCGTAGCCTACAATTCGTATCTCATTGTAGATGAAAAAGTCGCGCTGATAGATACCGTCGAATACGGTCATATGGAAGATTTTTTGCTCAAAATTGAAGAAATTCTCGGGCAAACTCCCATTGACTACCTTGTTGTGAACCACATGGAGCCAGACCACAGTGGTGCCATTAAACAAATTGTAAACAAGTACCCCGACATAGAAATTGTGGGCAACAAAAAAACCTTTCCCATGCTGGAAGGCTTTTTCGGCATAGAAGAAGGTAAGAAAGAGGTAGCCGAAGGCGATACGCTTAAACTCGGAAAACATGAACTGAGTTTTTACATGGCACCAATGGTACACTGGCCAGAGACAATGGTCACTTATGAAAGCACAACCAAAACACTGTTTTCAGCCGATGCATTTGGCAGTTTTGGTACCCTCGATGGTGGTGTGTTCGATGATGAACTCAATTTAGACTTTTACCACGATGAACTGCGCAGGTATTACAGCAACATAGTAGGAAAATACGGCAACCAAACCCAAAAAGCACTTGCCAAACTCAGTACGCTGGAGATTAAGCAAATTGCAGCCACACATGGTCCCGTATGGCGTTGCCACATCAACTACATCATGGATAAATATCAAAAATGGTCGAAATATGAGGCAGAAGAAGACGGTGTGGTAATCGTTTTTGGATCTATGTACGGCAATACCGAAAAAATGGCCGACCATATTGCCCGCAAACTTTCAGAAGAAGGCATTAAAAATATTCGTATATACGATGCATCAAAAACCCATGCATCATACATTATAAGTGATATTTGGAAATACAACGGATTAATTATCGGTAGTGCTGCATACAATGGTGGTATTTTTCCACCTGTTGGATCGCTACTCGATAAACTCAAAAACATGTATATTAAGAACCGGCATTTGGGTATTTTCGGCAACTCCTCATGGGGTGGCGGAGGCCATCGCACCCTGCAAAAATGGGCAGAAGAGCTCAAACTTGAGCCTCTAGGACCTAAAGCAGAAGCACGATGTGCACCCAATACCGACGACCTGGCCCTTTGTGAAGAAATTGCCACAGAAGTAGCCAATGCAATAAAAAACCAGAATTAA
- a CDS encoding PaaI family thioesterase — protein sequence MIKLNNPYAKLDGYNCFGCAPDNEEGLKLTFYEDGEEIVTEWQPTKQYEGFYQVLHGGIQATLMDEIANWVVVVKTDTSGMTIEMTTQYHKPVMIEEGHPITIRARLTEKNRKKAQIQAQIFNFAGDLCSEGKVVYYLFPPQVAAKKLYYPGRDAFYEK from the coding sequence ATGATTAAACTCAACAACCCCTATGCAAAACTAGACGGCTATAACTGTTTTGGCTGTGCGCCGGATAATGAGGAAGGCCTTAAACTTACGTTTTATGAAGATGGTGAAGAAATCGTAACTGAATGGCAGCCCACCAAGCAGTATGAAGGCTTCTATCAGGTGCTCCATGGAGGCATACAGGCCACATTAATGGATGAAATAGCTAATTGGGTAGTAGTTGTAAAAACCGACACCTCGGGGATGACTATTGAGATGACCACACAATACCATAAACCTGTAATGATTGAAGAGGGCCACCCTATTACCATACGTGCCAGATTGACAGAAAAAAACCGAAAAAAGGCTCAAATTCAGGCTCAAATTTTTAATTTTGCCGGCGATTTATGTTCAGAAGGAAAAGTGGTGTATTATTTGTTTCCTCCACAAGTAGCGGCCAAAAAATTATATTACCCGGGCCGCGATGCTTTTTATGAAAAGTGA
- the pyrI gene encoding aspartate carbamoyltransferase regulatory subunit yields MKDKTLSVSAIQRGTVIDHIPADSLFDVLSILKLDELDSQITFGTNLKSQKYGKKAIIKLEGKFFKADEINRIALVAPDAKLNIIEDYHVVEKKDVGLPDEVEGIAKCMNPKCVTNHESIVTRFTVIDKKHVDLKCHYCEKVTDKPNLEII; encoded by the coding sequence ATGAAAGATAAAACACTCAGTGTAAGTGCAATTCAAAGGGGAACTGTAATAGACCATATTCCGGCAGACAGCCTTTTTGACGTGCTTTCCATATTAAAACTCGACGAACTTGACAGCCAGATTACCTTTGGAACGAATCTGAAAAGCCAGAAATACGGCAAAAAAGCCATTATTAAGCTTGAAGGTAAATTTTTCAAGGCTGATGAGATCAACCGCATCGCCCTGGTGGCACCCGATGCCAAACTAAACATTATTGAAGATTACCACGTAGTGGAGAAAAAAGATGTGGGCCTCCCCGACGAAGTAGAAGGCATAGCCAAATGTATGAATCCGAAATGCGTAACAAACCATGAAAGTATAGTAACCCGGTTTACTGTTATCGATAAAAAACATGTGGACTTAAAGTGTCACTATTGCGAAAAAGTAACCGATAAGCCAAATCTGGAAATCATATAG
- the pyrB gene encoding aspartate carbamoyltransferase yields MKNKSLISITDYSKAEYLRLIEIAEEFEQNPKQQLLEGVVIASLFFEPSTRTRLSFESAINRLGGKIVGFTDAASSSVKKGESLKDTILTVSNYSDLIVMRHPLEGSSRFASEIAPVPVVNAGDGANQHPTQCMLDLYSIKKTQNTLDNLNVALVGDLKYGRTVHSLMMAMSNFNATFNFISPDELSMPDTYKNYLDDQGIPYYEHDNLEEAIPHADIIYMTRVQRERFSDPIEYEKVKNSYVLRNSMLDQTKDNMRILHPLPRVNEIHEDVDSNPKAYYFQQALNGVYMRQAIISSILGLK; encoded by the coding sequence ATGAAGAACAAAAGCCTGATTTCAATCACCGATTATTCCAAAGCGGAATATCTCAGGTTAATTGAAATTGCCGAAGAATTTGAGCAAAATCCAAAACAGCAATTATTAGAAGGGGTCGTTATCGCGTCCCTTTTTTTTGAGCCTTCTACGCGCACACGACTAAGTTTCGAAAGCGCCATTAACCGACTTGGTGGCAAAATAGTAGGCTTCACCGATGCTGCTTCCTCCAGTGTAAAAAAGGGCGAATCGCTTAAAGACACTATTCTGACCGTGAGTAACTACAGCGACCTCATTGTAATGCGCCATCCGTTGGAAGGAAGCTCCCGCTTTGCCAGTGAAATTGCTCCTGTACCCGTGGTTAATGCAGGAGATGGCGCCAACCAGCACCCAACCCAGTGCATGCTCGACCTTTACAGTATAAAAAAGACCCAAAACACCCTTGATAACCTGAATGTGGCGCTTGTTGGAGATTTAAAATATGGCCGTACGGTGCACTCATTAATGATGGCCATGTCGAATTTCAATGCCACATTTAATTTCATCTCACCAGACGAACTAAGCATGCCCGATACCTATAAAAATTATCTTGATGATCAGGGAATCCCGTATTACGAGCATGATAACCTGGAAGAAGCCATTCCGCATGCCGATATCATTTACATGACACGAGTTCAGAGAGAGCGGTTCTCAGACCCGATTGAGTACGAAAAAGTAAAAAACAGTTATGTGCTGCGTAACTCAATGCTGGATCAAACCAAAGATAATATGCGCATTCTTCACCCACTACCCCGTGTAAACGAAATTCACGAAGATGTGGACAGTAATCCGAAAGCATACTATTTTCAACAGGCTCTCAACGGTGTATATATGAGACAGGCAATTATTTCTTCGATTTTGGGACTTAAATAA
- the queG gene encoding tRNA epoxyqueuosine(34) reductase QueG — MEKYSEDIKNKAIELGFHAAGFVDLSQISRELKKFYDTWLAKDFHGDMAYLKKNAAQRFQPDLLLHNAKSAIVVLAPYNHGKPRLASHYKISRYAVGVDYHFVVKQKLAELLSFIKSIDPKTEGRAFTDTAPVPERFLAAQAGLGFIGKNGMLINPELGSYVFIGELYINATLKYDKPLEGYSCGECTRCMQACPNNAIVAPGEVDSRRCISYKTIEHKGEFEAEANLSKHIFGCDICQNVCPFNKNAPKIGWQEFRGKPEILNLSDEEWKQIGSSKFKKQFGNTVLFRTGLRRLRRNMNRIEKQKPDK, encoded by the coding sequence ATGGAAAAGTATAGCGAAGACATAAAAAACAAAGCGATTGAGCTGGGATTTCATGCCGCAGGTTTTGTGGATTTAAGCCAAATAAGCCGGGAATTGAAAAAATTTTACGATACATGGCTGGCAAAAGATTTTCATGGCGACATGGCATACCTGAAGAAAAATGCCGCACAGAGGTTTCAGCCCGATTTACTGCTCCATAATGCCAAATCTGCCATAGTTGTACTGGCACCATATAATCACGGAAAACCACGGCTGGCAAGCCATTACAAAATTTCACGATATGCTGTGGGTGTGGATTATCATTTCGTAGTAAAACAAAAATTAGCCGAGTTGCTCAGCTTCATAAAAAGCATCGATCCTAAAACAGAAGGCCGGGCCTTTACCGACACAGCACCGGTGCCTGAACGCTTTCTGGCAGCACAGGCCGGGCTGGGCTTTATAGGCAAAAACGGCATGCTGATTAATCCCGAACTTGGTTCATATGTTTTTATAGGAGAGCTGTATATCAACGCCACACTCAAATACGATAAACCACTGGAAGGATACAGCTGTGGCGAATGCACCCGCTGCATGCAAGCCTGCCCGAACAACGCTATTGTTGCGCCGGGAGAGGTCGACAGCCGAAGATGCATATCTTACAAAACCATTGAGCATAAAGGTGAATTCGAAGCAGAAGCAAACCTGTCAAAACATATTTTTGGTTGCGATATTTGCCAAAACGTGTGCCCATTTAACAAAAACGCACCAAAAATTGGCTGGCAGGAGTTCAGGGGCAAACCTGAGATACTCAATTTAAGCGATGAGGAATGGAAACAAATAGGCAGTAGCAAGTTCAAAAAGCAATTTGGCAATACTGTGCTTTTTCGTACCGGACTAAGAAGGCTGCGTAGGAATATGAACCGTATAGAAAAACAAAAGCCTGACAAATAG